A region from the Thermoanaerobaculia bacterium genome encodes:
- a CDS encoding PEGA domain-containing protein, protein MRNRTGRIFLRLALAAALTLPATALVAQSGGGQGGSGGGNRGGSGSHGSQGGYRGHGGSSGGHYNGYRGHSGGHRGYYGGYRGYYGGYRGYYGGYGGYGYYGYPGYGLGWYGAPYAYGGWGYTSVYPAVGATHGALDLDVSPESAQVYVNGDLVGTADDFDGFPDFLWLEKGTYDVVIFAPGFQTVSRQYSVYGGLVIDVNDSMVPGQETLPQDLVSKSTANREERLRRDRENEAQARAYEEAQAGRYESSGTGAPEGDERVAAGPDSLDARGEPGSLRLEIEPDDASVYLDGRFLGTGRELARLRAGLIVDPGEHRIEVVRPGRESEEQTFSVRAGEEVRLDIELDEE, encoded by the coding sequence ATGAGGAATCGAACTGGACGCATCTTCCTGAGGTTGGCGCTCGCGGCGGCGTTGACGTTGCCCGCGACCGCGCTGGTGGCACAGTCGGGTGGGGGGCAGGGCGGGAGCGGTGGCGGAAACCGCGGTGGCTCCGGGAGCCATGGGAGCCAGGGCGGTTATCGCGGCCATGGCGGCTCCTCCGGCGGTCACTACAACGGCTATCGCGGCCACTCCGGGGGCCATCGTGGCTACTACGGCGGCTATCGTGGCTACTATGGTGGCTACCGTGGCTACTACGGCGGCTACGGCGGCTACGGCTATTACGGCTACCCTGGTTACGGGCTCGGCTGGTACGGGGCGCCCTACGCCTACGGCGGTTGGGGATACACCTCGGTCTACCCGGCCGTCGGAGCGACCCACGGTGCGCTCGACCTCGACGTCAGCCCGGAGAGCGCCCAGGTCTACGTCAACGGCGACCTGGTCGGAACCGCGGACGATTTCGACGGCTTCCCGGACTTCCTCTGGCTGGAGAAGGGGACCTACGACGTGGTGATCTTCGCCCCCGGTTTCCAGACCGTCTCCCGTCAGTACTCGGTCTACGGTGGCCTGGTCATCGACGTCAACGACTCGATGGTTCCCGGGCAGGAGACGCTGCCCCAGGACCTGGTCTCGAAATCGACCGCGAACCGGGAGGAGCGTCTGCGCCGTGACCGTGAGAACGAAGCGCAGGCGCGTGCCTATGAGGAGGCCCAGGCCGGGCGCTACGAGTCGTCCGGAACGGGTGCGCCGGAAGGCGACGAGAGGGTGGCGGCGGGGCCGGACAGCCTCGACGCGCGCGGCGAGCCGGGGAGCCTCCGGCTCGAGATCGAACCGGACGACGCCTCGGTCTACCTCGACGGCCGCTTCCTCGGCACGGGGCGCGAGCTGGCGCGGTTGCGGGCAGGCCTGATCGTCGATCCCGGCGAACACCGGATCGAAGTCGTGCGACCGGGCCGGGAGTCCGAAGAACAGACCTTCTCGGTGCGTGCCGGCGAGGAAGTCCGCCTCGACATCGAGCTCGACGAAGAATAG
- a CDS encoding GNAT family N-acetyltransferase, protein MSDHGFSLRAYAPGDESAIQRAFAEVFRSERSLAEWRWKFLEPPRGSRILLAFDGDGELACQYAAITVDAVWGGEPMPAAQIVDVFSRRRRALGPRGGPFQSTMERFLAECAGADGAAPVGFVYGFPGERHQRAGAVTGHYFEPAALVRLQRASAPGRSRFPARSWISEGFDAHAADRLWRRSRDRYPCATVRDAAWFRWRYERRPGGRYVQIGVRRAGETRAWAVLASGGEVAHWVDLVWDGERPADLADLVAAVSERARDRGATAVDLWLRGDGEAASVLLSEGFAQVPEPVLRLSAIAFDRRVTVPQVLGSFYLTMGDSDHF, encoded by the coding sequence ATGAGCGACCACGGTTTCAGCCTGCGTGCCTATGCCCCCGGGGACGAGTCCGCGATCCAGCGGGCTTTCGCGGAGGTCTTTCGAAGCGAGCGTTCCCTCGCCGAGTGGCGCTGGAAGTTTCTCGAGCCGCCGCGCGGCTCGCGCATCCTGCTGGCGTTCGACGGCGACGGTGAGCTCGCCTGCCAGTATGCGGCCATCACGGTGGACGCCGTCTGGGGGGGTGAGCCGATGCCGGCGGCGCAGATCGTCGACGTCTTCTCGCGCCGCCGGCGGGCGCTCGGCCCGCGCGGCGGTCCGTTCCAGAGCACCATGGAGCGATTTCTCGCCGAATGCGCCGGTGCCGATGGCGCTGCCCCGGTCGGCTTCGTCTACGGCTTCCCCGGTGAGCGCCACCAACGTGCCGGCGCCGTTACCGGCCACTACTTCGAGCCGGCGGCGCTCGTTCGCCTGCAGCGCGCGAGCGCGCCCGGCCGCAGCCGGTTCCCGGCGCGGAGCTGGATCTCGGAAGGCTTCGACGCCCACGCCGCCGACCGGCTCTGGCGCCGCAGCCGCGATCGCTACCCGTGCGCGACGGTGCGCGATGCCGCCTGGTTCCGCTGGCGCTACGAACGCCGCCCGGGAGGGCGCTACGTTCAGATCGGGGTGCGTCGCGCTGGCGAGACCCGGGCCTGGGCCGTGCTCGCTTCCGGAGGCGAGGTCGCGCACTGGGTCGACCTCGTCTGGGACGGCGAGCGCCCGGCCGATCTCGCCGACCTGGTCGCCGCCGTGTCGGAGCGCGCCCGCGATCGGGGCGCAACCGCCGTCGACCTCTGGCTGCGCGGCGACGGCGAGGCGGCGAGCGTGCTCCTCAGCGAGGGCTTCGCCCAGGTTCCAGAGCCGGTCCTCCGGCTGAGCGCCATCGCCTTCGACCGGCGGGTGACCGTGCCCCAGGTGCTCGGGAGTTTCTATCTGACCATGGGCGACTCGGATCACTTCTGA
- a CDS encoding glycosyltransferase family 2 protein, which translates to MDPQLSIVVPAYNEAARIGPTLDRLLAYARSLPGGAEILVVDDGSTDGTGRLALEPAYREIRWLRLAENQGKGAALRAGVLASTGAEVLLCDADLSTPIEEYERLRPHLSDAGLVLGSRGVADSKITRRQPAYRELMGRLFNVVVRVVAVGGIRDTQCGFKLLRGDLARSLFADMQIDRFAFDVELVWLARRRGAVVREVGVAWHDSPASSVHALRDSARMLADVLKIRWRHRGEPNGPLRTP; encoded by the coding sequence ATGGACCCGCAGCTCTCCATCGTCGTCCCCGCCTACAACGAGGCGGCACGCATCGGTCCGACCCTCGATCGGCTCCTGGCCTACGCCCGAAGCCTGCCGGGCGGCGCGGAGATCCTGGTGGTCGACGACGGCAGCACGGACGGCACCGGCAGGCTTGCACTGGAGCCTGCGTACCGCGAGATCCGCTGGCTGCGGCTCGCGGAGAACCAGGGCAAGGGTGCAGCGCTGCGGGCCGGCGTCCTCGCCAGCACCGGCGCCGAAGTCCTGCTCTGCGACGCCGACCTCTCCACGCCGATCGAAGAGTATGAGCGCCTGCGTCCGCATCTCTCGGATGCGGGTCTGGTGCTGGGAAGTCGCGGCGTGGCCGACTCGAAGATCACCCGGCGGCAGCCGGCCTATCGCGAGCTCATGGGGCGGTTGTTCAACGTCGTCGTGCGGGTCGTCGCCGTGGGCGGCATCCGTGACACCCAGTGCGGCTTCAAGCTGCTGCGCGGCGATCTCGCGCGCTCCCTGTTCGCCGACATGCAGATCGACCGCTTCGCCTTCGACGTCGAGCTCGTCTGGCTCGCCCGGCGGCGCGGCGCCGTCGTCCGGGAGGTCGGCGTCGCCTGGCACGACTCTCCGGCTTCCAGTGTTCACGCCCTGCGCGACTCGGCGCGGATGCTGGCCGACGTTCTGAAGATCCGTTGGCGCCATCGTGGCGAGCCGAACGGCCCCCTGCGGACCCCTTGA
- a CDS encoding PIG-L family deacetylase, translated as MIRPPQPPGRTSAAAAVRTLVLAPHFDDEVLGCGGLLLALAAAGAPVQVLFLTDGSGGIEEIDDRLAYAARRRREAEEVIRLFGCAGMAVLGIRDGALAAGRAEAAAAIRERLLAERPGLVLVPSPLEVSEDHRAAFAALFDVLSTAGEDAALAAAARGLEVWLYEVNHPGYPDRLVDVSDCQEKLERAMAIYASQEERHPYLRAGMGLRQFRTHTLTPEVKLAEGYRCLAAGDFRGRDLASLVAEVGGSVPELALDLQRARAEITRLNALIREMEGTRAWRLHRWVERLRGGASGQGPG; from the coding sequence TTGATCCGCCCGCCGCAGCCCCCCGGCAGGACGAGCGCCGCGGCCGCGGTCCGGACGCTCGTCCTGGCGCCCCACTTCGACGACGAAGTGCTGGGCTGCGGCGGTCTCCTCCTCGCATTGGCCGCGGCCGGCGCGCCGGTGCAGGTGCTCTTCCTCACCGACGGCTCCGGCGGAATCGAGGAGATCGACGATCGCCTGGCCTACGCAGCACGCCGCCGGCGAGAGGCGGAAGAGGTGATCCGTCTCTTCGGCTGCGCCGGCATGGCGGTGCTCGGAATCCGCGACGGTGCGCTCGCCGCGGGACGCGCCGAGGCTGCTGCGGCGATCCGCGAGCGCCTCCTCGCGGAGCGCCCCGGCCTCGTCCTCGTGCCGTCGCCGCTCGAGGTCTCCGAGGATCACCGTGCCGCCTTCGCCGCGCTCTTCGATGTTCTCTCCACCGCTGGCGAAGACGCCGCGCTCGCGGCGGCGGCGCGCGGGCTCGAAGTCTGGCTCTACGAGGTGAACCATCCCGGATATCCCGACCGGCTCGTCGACGTCAGCGACTGTCAAGAGAAGCTCGAGCGGGCGATGGCGATCTACGCCTCGCAGGAGGAGCGCCACCCGTATCTGCGGGCCGGAATGGGGCTGCGTCAGTTTCGCACCCACACCCTCACACCGGAAGTGAAGCTGGCCGAGGGCTATCGCTGCCTCGCGGCCGGAGATTTCCGTGGGCGCGACCTCGCCTCCCTGGTCGCGGAGGTGGGCGGGAGCGTGCCGGAGCTCGCCCTCGATCTGCAGCGGGCCCGCGCCGAGATCACCCGCCTGAACGCCCTGATCCGCGAGATGGAAGGGACGCGCGCCTGGCGGCTGCATCGCTGGGTCGAGAGACTTCGCGGCGGCGCCAGCGGGCAGGGGCCGGGCTGA
- a CDS encoding glycosyltransferase yields the protein MTGGAGRASAACPACDVSVVIPTFNRRRILGEVLQALDDQQGAPPFEIVVVDDGSTDGTFDWLGERATAHPVRRLRQQNRGPAAARNRGVAAAAGAIVAFLGDDTVPEPGWLAAHWAEHQASPGAARLAVIGYTAWHPRLRRTPFLEFINEQGPQFGYALIGDSRNVPFNFFYTSNLSLPRDLLLEEPFDESFPDPAWEDIEAAFRLFRRGLRLVYEPRARVLHDHPTDFRRFCARQERAGYSAVIFARKHPELAGFLGLGPEGPGPLPSRLHRFRRECLVRALQFLPVSLPGMWEEALRVHYLRGLHRAWREGPFAMERVGS from the coding sequence GTGACCGGCGGGGCCGGCCGGGCCAGCGCCGCCTGCCCGGCCTGCGATGTCTCGGTGGTCATTCCGACCTTCAACCGGCGGCGCATTCTCGGCGAAGTGCTGCAGGCGCTCGACGACCAGCAGGGAGCGCCGCCGTTCGAGATCGTGGTCGTGGACGACGGCTCGACCGACGGCACCTTCGACTGGCTGGGGGAGCGCGCGACGGCGCACCCGGTGCGCCGGCTGCGGCAGCAGAACAGGGGTCCGGCCGCGGCGCGCAATCGCGGCGTCGCCGCGGCAGCCGGCGCGATCGTCGCCTTTCTCGGCGACGACACGGTGCCGGAGCCGGGCTGGCTCGCGGCGCACTGGGCGGAACACCAGGCGAGTCCGGGCGCGGCCCGGCTGGCGGTCATCGGTTACACCGCCTGGCACCCACGTCTGCGGCGCACGCCGTTCCTCGAGTTCATCAACGAGCAGGGGCCGCAGTTCGGCTACGCCCTGATCGGCGATTCCCGAAACGTCCCGTTCAACTTCTTCTACACTTCGAACCTGTCGTTGCCGCGCGACCTCCTGCTGGAAGAGCCGTTCGACGAGAGTTTTCCCGATCCGGCGTGGGAGGACATCGAGGCCGCTTTCCGCCTCTTCCGGCGCGGGCTGCGGCTGGTCTACGAGCCGCGGGCGCGGGTCCTGCACGATCATCCGACCGATTTCCGGCGTTTCTGCGCACGCCAGGAGCGCGCCGGCTACAGCGCCGTGATCTTCGCGCGCAAACATCCGGAGCTCGCGGGCTTTCTCGGGCTCGGTCCGGAAGGTCCCGGTCCGCTCCCCTCGCGCCTGCACCGGTTCCGCAGGGAGTGCCTGGTCCGGGCTTTGCAGTTCCTTCCCGTGAGTCTGCCCGGAATGTGGGAGGAGGCCCTTCGCGTTCACTACCTCCGGGGACTGCATCGAGCTTGGCGCGAGGGGCCGTTCGCAATGGAAAGGGTAGGGTCATGA
- a CDS encoding glycosyltransferase family 2 protein, translating into MSASQRRLSILVASWNGRRHLEICLPAVAAQRDPGCEWELLLLDNGSRDGTADWVRVHHPWVRLVESPTNLGFAAANNRLADLAEGDFLILLNNDTHPAPDWLAALADAAAAAAPDVAAIGGRLVDWEGERLDFGYGLRTFDGHAFQLDFRRSFATARMPASGEELAFACGANMLVRRRSFLAAGGFDPAYFAYLEDVDLGWRLWAGGERIEACGEAVVRHRSAATSDRVGPFVRGSLFERNALLNAYKNLDDELWPQLMPAILLTFLARLESIVVAGNSGAAELLRRDPFTGAVTSRDAAGAAAGGLDPSWLGKLRRLGPAEFTRRVWGRISRRLRRVVAGGGFELSHPQALSHLRAMSLFLAVLDDAAAVREVARQRRRRSDRELCERFPLYLVPTYLGDEALFASSGFSSLLPASPVLARATLSEVMELPGEDAR; encoded by the coding sequence ATGTCCGCCAGCCAGCGCAGGCTCTCGATCCTCGTCGCGAGCTGGAACGGCCGGAGGCACCTCGAGATCTGCCTGCCGGCGGTCGCCGCGCAGCGCGATCCGGGTTGCGAATGGGAACTGTTGCTGCTCGACAACGGCTCGCGCGACGGCACCGCGGACTGGGTGCGCGTGCACCACCCCTGGGTGCGGCTGGTCGAGAGTCCGACGAACCTCGGCTTCGCCGCCGCCAACAACCGGCTCGCCGACCTCGCCGAAGGCGACTTCCTGATCCTGCTCAACAACGACACCCACCCCGCGCCCGATTGGCTCGCGGCGCTCGCCGACGCGGCGGCCGCTGCCGCCCCGGATGTCGCGGCCATCGGCGGGCGGCTCGTCGACTGGGAGGGCGAGCGGCTCGACTTCGGCTACGGCTTGCGGACGTTCGACGGCCACGCCTTTCAGCTCGACTTTCGCCGCTCCTTCGCGACAGCGAGGATGCCGGCGAGCGGCGAGGAGCTCGCCTTCGCCTGCGGCGCGAACATGCTCGTGCGGCGGCGCTCCTTTCTGGCGGCTGGCGGTTTCGACCCCGCGTACTTCGCCTATCTCGAGGACGTCGATCTCGGCTGGCGGCTCTGGGCCGGCGGCGAGCGCATCGAAGCCTGTGGCGAAGCCGTCGTCCGTCACCGCTCGGCCGCCACGAGCGATCGTGTCGGGCCGTTCGTGCGTGGCTCGCTGTTCGAGCGCAACGCCCTGCTCAACGCCTACAAGAACCTCGACGACGAGCTCTGGCCGCAGCTCATGCCGGCGATCCTGCTGACCTTCCTGGCGCGCCTCGAGTCGATCGTCGTGGCGGGGAACTCCGGGGCGGCGGAGCTTCTGCGGCGCGATCCGTTCACCGGCGCGGTGACGAGCCGTGACGCGGCGGGCGCCGCGGCCGGGGGTCTGGATCCGTCCTGGCTCGGCAAGCTCCGGCGGCTCGGGCCGGCCGAGTTCACCCGTCGTGTCTGGGGGCGGATCTCGCGTCGGCTGCGTCGCGTCGTCGCCGGCGGCGGCTTCGAGCTCTCGCATCCGCAGGCGCTCTCGCACCTGCGCGCCATGAGCCTCTTTCTCGCCGTGCTCGACGACGCCGCGGCAGTACGCGAGGTCGCGCGGCAGCGACGCCGGCGCTCCGACCGCGAGCTCTGCGAGCGCTTCCCGCTCTACCTGGTTCCGACCTATCTCGGCGACGAGGCGCTGTTTGCGAGCTCAGGATTCTCGAGTCTCCTGCCGGCGAGCCCGGTGCTGGCGCGCGCCACCCTCTCCGAGGTGATGGAGCTGCCCGGGGAGGACGCGCGGTGA
- a CDS encoding CehA/McbA family metallohydrolase produces the protein MSLQEVVRAPDPVAGAPSWSLGDLHLHTVYSDGMCSPEMLVNAVAAEGRLRVIAITDHDTLAGNWMARDHLERFPELGERLELISGVEVSSQEGHILGLWVERDIPPGMSASETVAAIHDQGGVAIAAHPFTFALRLLGLKGVGRAIASVPFDAVEVCNSNPTEIGGNTYTKLFNRHLGRRLPEVGGSDAHFLSVVGRTGTRFAGSTAGDLRRAIAAGTTSAFGSPWTWHLAGYLRDRRRLRRVLRERGISLHFL, from the coding sequence ATGTCACTCCAGGAAGTCGTGCGCGCGCCGGATCCGGTGGCGGGTGCGCCTTCCTGGAGCCTCGGCGACCTTCACCTCCACACCGTCTACTCCGACGGCATGTGCTCGCCGGAGATGCTCGTCAACGCCGTCGCGGCCGAGGGCCGGCTGCGGGTGATCGCGATCACCGACCACGACACCCTGGCGGGCAACTGGATGGCGCGCGACCACCTGGAGCGCTTCCCGGAGCTCGGCGAGCGGCTCGAGCTGATTTCTGGGGTCGAGGTGTCGAGCCAGGAGGGCCACATCCTCGGCCTCTGGGTCGAGCGCGACATTCCCCCTGGAATGAGCGCCAGCGAAACCGTGGCCGCCATCCACGATCAGGGAGGTGTGGCCATCGCGGCGCATCCGTTCACGTTCGCGCTGCGCCTGCTCGGGCTGAAAGGAGTCGGACGAGCGATCGCGAGCGTCCCGTTCGACGCCGTCGAAGTCTGCAACTCGAATCCGACCGAGATCGGCGGCAACACCTACACCAAGCTGTTCAATCGCCACCTCGGTCGCCGCCTGCCGGAAGTCGGGGGCTCCGATGCCCACTTCCTTTCGGTGGTCGGCCGGACCGGGACGCGCTTCGCCGGATCCACGGCCGGAGACTTGCGGCGCGCCATCGCGGCGGGCACCACCTCCGCATTCGGAAGCCCGTGGACCTGGCACCTGGCGGGTTACCTGCGCGACCGCCGGCGCCTGCGCCGAGTCCTGCGCGAGCGCGGCATCAGCCTCCATTTCCTTTAG